One region of Anthonomus grandis grandis chromosome 22, icAntGran1.3, whole genome shotgun sequence genomic DNA includes:
- the LOC126748697 gene encoding dnaJ homolog subfamily B member 4-like, giving the protein MGKDYYKILGITKGASEEDIKKAYRKLALKYHPDKNKSAGAEEKFKEVAEAYEILSDKSKREMYDKYGEEGLRSGASSGGGDRGGNFSSYTYHGDPRATFAQFFGNSSPFSAFFDFGNNGGRMFGMHDDDMDVDGDPFASLGGGPPRGPGGAFRSHSFNFQTPNSKRDKIQDPPVEHDLYVSLEDAAKGCTKKMKISRKVLQPDGTLKKEDKVLTINVKPGWKAGTRITFQREGDQGRNKIPADIVFIIRDKPHPVFQREGSNIKVTAKVTLKQALCGCTLKIPLMSGETIPLDYKNTIIKPNTTKRIPGYGLPFPREPKKNGDLIVHFDIKFPDKLTQSAKDILYDTLPN; this is encoded by the exons ATGGGTAAGGATTACTATAAAATCTTGGGTATAACGAAGGGGGCCAGCGAGGAGGACATTAAGAAGGCCTACAGGAAACTGGCTTTGAAATATCACCCTGACAAGAATAAGTCAGCTGGTGCTgaggaaaaatttaaagaagtcGCCGAGGCGTATGAGATTCTTTCAGACAAGTCAAAGAGGGAGATGTATGACAAATATGGGGAGGAAGGTCTTAGATCTGGGGCATCTTCAGGTGGTGGTGACCGTGGAGGCAACTTCTCCTCCTACACATACCATGGCGACCCAAGAGCGACCTTTGCCCAGTTCTTTGGCAACTCCTCACCATTCTCAGCATTCTTCGATTTTGGCAACAACGGAGGACGGATGTTTGGTATGCATGATGATGATATGGATGTCGACGGAGATCCATTTGCTTCACTCGGTGGAGGCCCCCCTAGAGGCCCTGGAGGTGCTTTCAGGAGTCACTCCTTCAACTTTCAAACGCCCAACTCAAAAAGGGATAAAATACAGGATCCACCTGTTGAACATGATCTCTATGTAAGCCTTGAGGACGCAGCCAAAGGATGCACTAAGAAAATGAAGATCAGTAGGAAGGTACTGCAACCAGATGGCACTTTAAAGAAGGAGGATAAAGTATTGACTATCAATGTGAAACCTGGCTGGAAAGCTGGAACTAGAATCACATTCCAAAGGGAGGGAGACCAAGGACGAAACAAGATTCCTGCTGATATTGTCTTTATTATTAGGGACAAGCCACATCCGGTGTTCCAACGTGAGGGAAGCAATATTAAAGTTACTGCCAAAGTAACACTTAAACAG gcctTGTGTGGGTGTACACTTAAGATACCATTGATGTCTGGTGAGACGATTCCTTTAGATTATAAGAACACCATTATCAAGCCGAACACCACGAAACGCATACCAGGATACGGTTTACCGTTTCCACGGGAGCCAAAGAAGAATGGAGACCTGATTGTTCATTTTGACATTAAGTTTCCGGATAAATTGACGCAATCTGCTAAGGATATTCTGTACGACACTTTACCAAATTAA